A stretch of DNA from Flavobacteriaceae bacterium MAR_2009_75:
TTACCCATACTATTATAAGCATCGAAAAAAGCGATAGCCTGAAACCATTTTTCGGTATATGCACCATATTTTTGTATCCACTCTTCTATCTGGTAGCAGTGGCTAATGGTACGTAAGAATAACCCATTACCGAAAATAAAGTAAACCATGTTGCCCACTTTATCCAAGTTGTACAATAGTTTTGAAAAATGTTCGGTAACTTCAGAAACCTTGAACTTCTCAGAAGTGATATTCAATTTTTGAGATTTTAATATCTCAGAATCGAAATTCTCTTTTTCTATAAGCACCAATAACTTATTGTACTGCTGAAATACACTTTGCACCTTGGATGCACTTTCCGCTAAAAAAATAATTTTTTTAATATACATACCGGTAATACCCATTCCTATGACCCACCATATTATCAATACGGTTTCCGGAATAAAATCCATAAAATAAAGTATGAACCAACCTATACTGAGAACCGAAAAAACATACGGAAGAACCTTCATTACCTTAGGCACGAACAATTTATGGTTTTCCAGCCAATTTATGATACTTTCTGCATGGGTCGTGGTCTTTGCCAAGGTAGCTATAGCCGAAAATTTTTGACGCCATTCGGGTAGTTGTGAAAGCTCTTTAACGGCCTCTTGTTTCTTCTCTATTGCTGCAACATCGTTTGATTTGAGTAGTCTTGCAAAAATCTCACTCCCCTGTTTAAGCGCTGTGCGATTGACATATTGATAGAATGAACCTCTGCCGAACAGATCAATATCTTGGCTAAAATAGTGTGTTGGGTCTTTAAACTCATTACCTTCCGGTAGGTCATGAAAATTTCGGGCCAAGACTTTCAACTCGGTTTTATTGATTTCAATGAGCGATTTCAGTAAATCGCTTTGATATTGCAAATTACTATGCCTCGTAACCAAGAAAAGAAATAACGCTACGGTTACCAGTAAAACGACCAATATCATTTTGGTCTGCGGAGCAACAAAGTAAACAGCAACAATTGCTATACAAAAAATGGCCAATCGCAACATACTGGAGGCATAAAGGCGCCTCTTCACACTAGCCAATCGATGTTCATATTTTTCTATTTCGGCCGTGTAAAAAGAAGACAGTTCGTTCATGTAGTCTCTGCGTTTTTTATTGCCGATAAAGATAAGCCTTCTCCATCAGTCTAGGGAAAGCCAAACCGCTTCACCGAAGAATAAGTTAAATCGTGTTGAATTAAATGATCAGTATCTTAAAAAAGATGCCATCCAATTTCGCAAAGTCATACTATTAATATCAGAATGTACTAAACAATTTAGTTACCGTCAGACATCACTTATCGAGATGATCATAATCCGATTTAAGTTTCTTTGTGAATTTAGATACTACAAGTTCATATGAATGGTCGATAAGTTCAGTAATCAATTTTGGGGGCACTTCGTTCAGTATAATAGTATTCCAGTGTACTTTGCTCATGTGGTAGCCCGATAAAATTGCTCCGTCATATTCTTCACGAAGTGCGATTGCCCGTTCTGGATCACATTTCAGATTTACTTGAGGTGGCAATCTTTCCAAACCGGTCAGGGCAAACATTTTGCCCATCACTTTAAAGACCAAAGTATCGGGACCAAATGGCAATTCTTCGGTCACTCCCTTTTTGGTCAAACAATAATCACGAAATAGCTCTATGTTCATGACTTTAAAGATTTTGATTTGACCTTATCTAAAAGGGGTTCTACGTTCGGCCAATGATATCGGGTTTTCTTAATTTGACGGTCGCCAATGTCATTTCCGGGTATGGTTTCTATTAGTTCACCTCCTAAAGATTTGTAAAAATGGTGAGCAGCTGTATTCTGTTCAAGCACCCAAAGATACATGCCCGAATCGGTATGATTAGCTTGAATTTCTTTGGCAATCATAGCAATCAACTGGCTACCGACCCCCATTCCCTTAAGTTCAGAAGATACGTGTAGATTATCGACCAATGTTCCATACTTTTCGCTATCATCAAAGTAAGCGCAGATAAAACCGACCAAAGAACTTTGATGAATCGCCAACACCACTTGTTGATTGGCTTTTGGTTCGTTCAAGCGTTCTGACCAAACTTTTATTCGGTCTTCAAGGGCGAGATTATCTAAATACTCATCACTAAAGGCTCCACGGTAGTTCTGTTGCCAACTTCTGGCGTGCAACTCGGCTATTGATTTACTATCTTTTATTGTGGCCTTTCTGAACTGTAACATGGTTTAATCTTGAATTCCCATAGAATCGTAAACAATAACCTTCGTCCATAAATCTGCAGATTCTTCAATAAACAGTTTATGGGGCGCCTCATCTTGATAGTTTTGCTGTGCTTCGGCCGATTCAAAAGTGACAATTAAAGAGTAAGTGAACGAACCA
This window harbors:
- a CDS encoding MutS-like protein, with protein sequence MNELSSFYTAEIEKYEHRLASVKRRLYASSMLRLAIFCIAIVAVYFVAPQTKMILVVLLVTVALFLFLVTRHSNLQYQSDLLKSLIEINKTELKVLARNFHDLPEGNEFKDPTHYFSQDIDLFGRGSFYQYVNRTALKQGSEIFARLLKSNDVAAIEKKQEAVKELSQLPEWRQKFSAIATLAKTTTHAESIINWLENHKLFVPKVMKVLPYVFSVLSIGWFILYFMDFIPETVLIIWWVIGMGITGMYIKKIIFLAESASKVQSVFQQYNKLLVLIEKENFDSEILKSQKLNITSEKFKVSEVTEHFSKLLYNLDKVGNMVYFIFGNGLFLRTISHCYQIEEWIQKYGAYTEKWFQAIAFFDAYNSMGNFAFNHPSYTFPKIKTEGSVLNSISTGHPLLNPEQSVLNDFKIDNEQFFIVTGANMAGKSTFLRTVSLEIVMANLGLPVCAKEVNYNPIKLITSMRTTDSLTDDESYFFSELKRLKFIVDEIQTDRYFIVLDEILKGTNSTDKAKGSRKFVERLVSSKSTGIIATHDLSLCEVADELPQVENHYFDAEIIDNELHFDYKFKEGVCQNMNASFLLKKMEIVD
- a CDS encoding putative DNA-binding protein (MmcQ/YjbR family); this encodes MNIELFRDYCLTKKGVTEELPFGPDTLVFKVMGKMFALTGLERLPPQVNLKCDPERAIALREEYDGAILSGYHMSKVHWNTIILNEVPPKLITELIDHSYELVVSKFTKKLKSDYDHLDK
- a CDS encoding ribosomal protein S18 acetylase RimI-like enzyme translates to MLQFRKATIKDSKSIAELHARSWQQNYRGAFSDEYLDNLALEDRIKVWSERLNEPKANQQVVLAIHQSSLVGFICAYFDDSEKYGTLVDNLHVSSELKGMGVGSQLIAMIAKEIQANHTDSGMYLWVLEQNTAAHHFYKSLGGELIETIPGNDIGDRQIKKTRYHWPNVEPLLDKVKSKSLKS